A single genomic interval of Saccharothrix saharensis harbors:
- a CDS encoding response regulator, whose amino-acid sequence MSTVRIVVADDHQVIRAGYAALLDTQPDFTVVGTASDGDEAVRACRELSPDVVLMDVRMPGVDGIEATRRLGGPDGPRVLILTTFDLDEYVYDALRAGAGGFLLKDVTAERLFDAVRVVAAGEALLAPTVTRRLIGEFARLRPEPTTPAPALSTLTPRETQVLRLIAEGLSNTEVAARLVVTEETVKTHVSRVLNKLGLRDRTQAVVAAYESGLVVPGSRG is encoded by the coding sequence GTGAGCACCGTCCGGATCGTGGTCGCCGACGACCACCAGGTGATCCGCGCCGGGTACGCCGCGCTGCTCGACACGCAGCCCGACTTCACCGTCGTCGGCACGGCGTCCGACGGCGACGAGGCGGTGCGGGCGTGCCGCGAGCTGTCGCCCGACGTGGTGCTCATGGACGTGCGGATGCCGGGCGTGGACGGCATCGAGGCGACCCGGCGGCTGGGTGGCCCGGACGGGCCGCGGGTGCTGATCCTGACGACGTTCGACCTGGACGAGTACGTCTACGACGCGTTGCGCGCGGGCGCCGGCGGCTTCCTGCTCAAGGACGTGACGGCCGAGCGGCTGTTCGACGCGGTGCGGGTCGTCGCGGCCGGCGAGGCGTTGCTGGCGCCGACCGTCACCCGCCGCCTGATCGGCGAGTTCGCCCGCCTGCGCCCCGAACCGACCACGCCCGCACCGGCCCTGTCCACCCTCACGCCGCGTGAGACGCAGGTGTTGCGGCTGATCGCCGAGGGCCTGTCGAACACGGAGGTGGCGGCCCGGCTCGTGGTCACCGAGGAGACGGTGAAGACGCACGTGAGCCGGGTGCTGAACAAGCTCGGCCTGCGCGACCGCACCCAGGCCGTGGTCGCGGCCTACGAGTCGGGCCTGGTGGTGCCGGGCTCGCGCGGCTAG
- a CDS encoding carbohydrate ABC transporter permease: protein MKVKTRLPHLFMGAGILYFLVPLLWVVIAATKSQPDLLDSPALWFAEFNLFENVGLLFREDDGVYGRWLVNTALYSGLSAVGATALAAAAGYGLARFQFLGKRLFETALLGMIMVPATALVLPTYLILSEVELVDTMWAVILPSLLSPFGAYLIRVYVDESVPVELLDAARIDRAGELRIFWQIVVPMMRPAIVTVFLFTLVATWNNYFLPLVMLSDADLYPLTVGLTTWFNTAQQEAGTRMLFNLVVTGSLLAIVPLIVAFVLLQRFWRSGAAAGALK from the coding sequence ATGAAGGTGAAGACCCGGCTCCCGCACCTGTTCATGGGCGCGGGCATCCTGTACTTCCTGGTGCCGCTGCTGTGGGTCGTCATCGCGGCCACCAAGAGCCAGCCCGACCTGCTCGACAGCCCGGCGCTGTGGTTCGCCGAGTTCAACCTCTTCGAGAACGTCGGGCTGCTGTTCCGCGAGGACGACGGCGTCTACGGCCGGTGGCTGGTCAACACCGCCCTGTACTCGGGGCTGAGCGCGGTCGGCGCGACGGCGCTCGCCGCCGCCGCGGGCTACGGCCTGGCGCGGTTCCAGTTCCTGGGCAAGCGGTTGTTCGAGACGGCGCTGCTGGGCATGATCATGGTGCCGGCCACCGCGCTGGTGCTGCCGACCTACCTGATCCTGTCGGAGGTGGAGCTGGTCGACACGATGTGGGCGGTGATCCTGCCGTCGCTGCTGAGCCCGTTCGGCGCGTACCTGATCCGGGTGTACGTGGACGAGAGCGTGCCGGTCGAACTGCTCGACGCCGCCCGCATCGACCGGGCGGGTGAGCTGCGCATCTTCTGGCAGATCGTGGTGCCGATGATGAGACCCGCCATCGTCACCGTCTTCCTGTTCACCCTGGTCGCGACCTGGAACAACTACTTCCTGCCGCTGGTGATGCTCAGCGACGCCGACCTCTACCCGCTCACCGTGGGCCTGACCACCTGGTTCAACACCGCCCAGCAGGAGGCAGGCACCCGCATGCTGTTCAACCTCGTGGTGACCGGCTCACTGCTGGCCATAGTCCCGCTCATCGTCGCCTTCGTCCTGCTGCAGCGCTTCTGGCGCAGCGGTGCGGCGGCAGGCGCCCTGAAGTAG
- a CDS encoding alpha-N-arabinofuranosidase, protein MLNASLALNPDYVIAPVRRRLFGSFVEHMGRCVYTGIYEPGHPTADEDGFRGDVLELTRELGVELVRYPGGNFVSGYRWEDGIGPVSQRPVRRELAWHSLETNEVGVDEFVRWARKADVEVMYAVNLGTRGVAEALDVHEYMNHEGGTHLSDLRRANGSEEPHGVKLWCLGNELDGPWQLGHKTAHEYGRLAAETARALRQAEPDLELVACGSSGSSMPTFGEWESTVLELAYDEVDHISLHAYYEVIDGDVDSFLASATDMDHFIDSVVATADAVGAKLKSSKKINLSFDEWNVWYMKRFQAERRTEWEVAPRVIEDQYDVTDAVVVGNLLISLLRHSDRVAVACQAQLVNVIAPIRSEPGGSAWRQTTFHPFALTSRLARGRVLRVETSSPTYETKRFGAVPVVDAVATHDEESGDTVVFVVNRHRAEPVDLRVGLAAFGDVEVAEAWLVHDPDGSATNTEADPDRVVPRPQEATIADGELHAVLPPVSWTAVRLSPRS, encoded by the coding sequence GTGCTCAACGCATCCCTTGCCCTCAACCCCGACTACGTCATCGCGCCCGTGCGACGCCGGCTCTTCGGGTCGTTCGTCGAGCACATGGGCCGCTGCGTCTACACCGGCATCTACGAACCCGGGCACCCGACCGCCGACGAGGACGGGTTCCGCGGCGACGTGCTGGAGCTGACCCGTGAACTGGGGGTCGAGCTGGTCCGCTACCCCGGCGGGAACTTCGTCTCCGGTTACCGCTGGGAGGACGGCATCGGTCCGGTCTCGCAGCGGCCGGTGCGGCGCGAGCTCGCCTGGCACAGCCTGGAGACCAACGAGGTCGGCGTCGACGAGTTCGTCCGCTGGGCACGCAAGGCCGACGTCGAGGTGATGTACGCGGTCAACCTCGGCACGCGCGGTGTCGCCGAGGCGCTCGACGTGCACGAGTACATGAACCACGAAGGCGGCACGCACCTGTCGGACCTGCGCCGCGCCAACGGCTCGGAGGAGCCGCACGGCGTCAAGCTGTGGTGCCTGGGCAACGAGCTGGACGGCCCGTGGCAGCTCGGCCACAAGACCGCGCACGAGTACGGCCGGCTGGCCGCCGAGACCGCCCGCGCGCTGCGCCAGGCGGAGCCGGACCTGGAGCTGGTGGCCTGCGGCAGCTCCGGCTCGTCCATGCCGACGTTCGGCGAGTGGGAGTCCACCGTCCTGGAGCTGGCGTACGACGAGGTGGACCACATCTCGCTGCACGCCTACTACGAGGTCATCGACGGCGACGTGGACAGCTTCCTCGCCTCCGCCACGGACATGGACCACTTCATCGACAGCGTGGTGGCCACCGCGGACGCGGTCGGCGCGAAGCTGAAGAGCAGCAAGAAGATCAACCTGTCGTTCGACGAGTGGAACGTCTGGTACATGAAGCGGTTCCAGGCGGAGCGGCGCACCGAGTGGGAGGTCGCGCCGCGGGTCATCGAGGACCAGTACGACGTGACCGACGCCGTCGTGGTCGGCAACCTGCTGATCTCGTTGCTGCGCCACAGCGACCGGGTCGCGGTGGCGTGCCAGGCGCAGCTGGTCAACGTGATCGCGCCGATCCGCAGCGAGCCGGGCGGCTCGGCGTGGCGGCAGACGACCTTCCACCCCTTCGCGTTGACGTCGCGGCTGGCGCGAGGTCGGGTGCTGCGCGTGGAGACGTCCTCGCCGACCTACGAGACGAAGCGCTTCGGCGCCGTCCCGGTGGTCGACGCGGTCGCCACGCACGACGAGGAGTCCGGCGACACGGTGGTGTTCGTGGTCAACCGGCACCGCGCGGAGCCGGTCGACCTGCGCGTGGGCCTGGCCGCGTTCGGCGACGTCGAGGTGGCCGAGGCGTGGCTGGTGCACGACCCGGACGGCTCGGCGACGAACACCGAGGCCGACCCGGACCG
- a CDS encoding LacI family DNA-binding transcriptional regulator — protein MRDATLRDVAELAGVSARTVSNVVNGYARVTERTREKVERAIRELGYRPNVLARNLANGRSGQIAVVVPYLDTPYFAELLQAIIPRARERGYNVLIDQTDGDPAHERELIRRGARALLFDGMIFSPLGLAQEDLDDGDPTLPLVVLGERSSNGTFDHVGIDDVAASREATAHLIGLGRRRIAAIGDQPYPTGEAAQLRTLGYRRAHAEAGLPVDESLIISTPRFNRADGSGAMRLLLDRDDPPDAVFCYSDLVALGALHEVLDRGLRVPEDIAIVGYDDIEDGRYSNPTISTISPDKVTIATTAVERLLARIGSTEPLPGVEVRAGHRLIARRSTLGRHTPTSNHP, from the coding sequence ATGCGCGACGCCACGCTGCGTGACGTAGCCGAGCTCGCGGGCGTGTCCGCGCGGACGGTCTCGAACGTGGTCAACGGCTACGCCAGGGTCACCGAGCGGACCCGCGAGAAGGTGGAGCGGGCGATCCGGGAACTGGGCTACCGGCCCAACGTGCTGGCCCGCAACCTGGCCAACGGCCGGTCCGGGCAGATCGCGGTGGTCGTGCCGTACCTGGACACGCCGTACTTCGCCGAGCTGCTCCAGGCGATCATCCCGAGGGCGCGGGAACGCGGTTACAACGTGCTGATCGACCAGACCGACGGCGACCCGGCGCACGAGCGGGAGCTGATCCGGCGCGGCGCGCGGGCGCTGCTGTTCGACGGCATGATCTTCAGCCCGCTCGGGCTCGCGCAGGAGGACCTGGACGACGGCGACCCCACGTTGCCGCTGGTGGTGCTCGGGGAGCGGTCGTCGAACGGGACCTTCGACCACGTCGGGATCGACGACGTGGCGGCGTCCCGGGAGGCGACCGCGCACCTGATCGGCCTGGGGCGGCGGCGGATCGCGGCGATCGGCGACCAGCCGTACCCGACCGGCGAGGCGGCGCAGCTGCGCACGTTGGGCTACCGGCGGGCGCACGCCGAAGCCGGATTGCCGGTGGACGAGTCGTTGATCATCAGCACGCCGCGGTTCAACCGGGCCGACGGGTCGGGCGCGATGCGGCTGCTGCTGGACCGGGACGACCCGCCGGACGCGGTGTTCTGCTACAGCGACCTGGTCGCGCTCGGCGCGTTGCACGAGGTGCTGGACCGCGGGCTGCGCGTGCCGGAGGACATCGCGATCGTCGGGTACGACGACATCGAGGACGGCCGCTACTCCAACCCGACGATCAGCACCATCTCGCCGGACAAGGTGACCATAGCGACCACGGCGGTGGAACGCCTGCTCGCGCGCATCGGCAGCACCGAGCCGCTACCGGGCGTCGAAGTCCGCGCCGGCCACCGCCTGATCGCCCGCCGAAGCACCCTGGGCCGCCACACCCCCACCTCCAACCACCCCTGA
- a CDS encoding response regulator transcription factor, producing the protein MRVLVVEDDRRLAELLRRGLTAEGFAVDVEHDGGDGLRRATRHSYDVVVLDVMLPSLNGFRVCERLRAAGVWTPILMLTAKDGELDEAEGLDTGADDYLTKPFSYLVLVARLRALVRRGGVARPAVLRAGDLELDPALRVCRRRDVPIPLTPKEFAVLEFLVRHRDRVVTKAEVIEGVWGSAQDPDPNLVEVYVSALRRKVDAPFGRGTITTVRGVGYRVRGDGEVRA; encoded by the coding sequence ATGCGGGTTCTGGTGGTCGAGGACGACCGGCGATTGGCCGAACTGCTCCGCCGCGGCCTCACCGCCGAGGGGTTCGCGGTGGACGTCGAGCACGACGGCGGTGACGGGCTGCGGCGGGCCACCCGGCACTCCTACGACGTGGTCGTGCTCGACGTGATGCTGCCGTCCCTCAACGGGTTCCGCGTGTGCGAGCGGTTGCGCGCGGCCGGGGTGTGGACGCCGATCCTCATGCTCACGGCCAAGGACGGCGAGCTGGACGAGGCCGAGGGGCTGGACACGGGCGCGGACGACTACCTGACCAAGCCGTTCTCCTACCTGGTCCTGGTGGCCCGGTTGCGCGCGCTCGTCCGCCGCGGCGGCGTGGCGCGGCCGGCGGTGCTGCGCGCTGGAGACCTCGAACTGGACCCGGCGCTGCGGGTGTGCCGCCGCCGTGACGTGCCGATCCCGTTGACCCCCAAGGAGTTCGCCGTGCTGGAGTTCCTGGTGCGCCACCGCGACCGGGTGGTCACCAAGGCCGAGGTCATCGAGGGCGTGTGGGGCTCGGCGCAGGACCCGGACCCGAACCTGGTCGAGGTCTACGTGTCCGCCCTGCGGCGCAAGGTCGACGCGCCGTTCGGGCGCGGCACCATCACGACCGTGCGCGGCGTCGGGTACCGCGTGCGCGGTGACGGCGAGGTGCGCGCGTGA
- a CDS encoding ABC transporter substrate-binding protein: MLGTTWLAKLRGGLAACGLLAVAACGGAGDDDGPVTVSVWAWYPEFKGVVEAFNASHPDIKVEWTNAGTGADHYAKLKTAITAGKGAPDVAMVEFQQIPTFVILDALADMGEHGANEDEGLYAEWAWEQATDGDKVYAIPVDGGPMAFMYRKDLFDQHGIPVPATWAEYAEAAVKIKAVDPNAHIASFGSDGGWLNGLMWQSGCRPYGYSHTTAKDQVKIDLTAPECKRVVDLHGDLVDKGLMAKDPFFTADATAALDSGKYWTWAAAGWTPGYLAGSLKNTAGKWAVAPMPQWTAGADEQGDWGGSTFTVTKQAKNPKAATTVARELFGRSAAAWDIGLDKAFLYPLVKDVAADPAFTGKAYDFFNGQKVNEIFVPVSEKLGDFQFTPFQDFVYGELNDRSAEALSGSRSWDTVLEETQKNVVAYAEQQGFKVSR; encoded by the coding sequence ATGCTCGGCACCACCTGGTTGGCGAAGCTCCGAGGAGGGCTCGCCGCCTGCGGCCTGCTCGCCGTGGCCGCGTGCGGCGGCGCGGGCGACGACGACGGGCCCGTGACGGTGTCCGTCTGGGCCTGGTACCCGGAGTTCAAGGGGGTGGTCGAGGCGTTCAACGCCTCGCACCCCGACATCAAGGTCGAGTGGACCAACGCCGGCACCGGAGCGGACCACTACGCCAAGCTCAAGACCGCGATCACCGCGGGCAAGGGCGCGCCGGACGTGGCGATGGTGGAGTTCCAGCAGATCCCCACCTTCGTCATCCTCGACGCGCTGGCGGACATGGGCGAGCACGGCGCCAACGAGGACGAGGGCCTCTACGCCGAGTGGGCATGGGAGCAGGCCACCGATGGTGACAAGGTCTACGCGATCCCGGTCGACGGCGGCCCGATGGCCTTCATGTACCGCAAGGACCTGTTCGACCAGCACGGCATCCCGGTGCCGGCCACGTGGGCCGAGTACGCCGAGGCGGCCGTGAAGATCAAGGCCGTCGACCCGAACGCGCACATCGCGAGCTTCGGCAGCGACGGCGGCTGGCTCAACGGCCTGATGTGGCAGTCCGGCTGCCGCCCGTACGGCTACTCGCACACCACCGCCAAGGACCAGGTGAAGATCGACCTGACCGCGCCGGAGTGCAAGCGCGTGGTCGACCTGCACGGCGACCTGGTCGACAAGGGCCTCATGGCCAAGGACCCCTTCTTCACCGCCGACGCCACCGCCGCGCTGGACTCGGGCAAGTACTGGACGTGGGCGGCGGCCGGCTGGACCCCCGGCTACCTGGCGGGCTCGTTGAAGAACACCGCGGGCAAGTGGGCGGTCGCGCCGATGCCGCAGTGGACCGCGGGCGCCGACGAGCAGGGCGACTGGGGCGGCTCCACGTTCACCGTGACCAAGCAGGCCAAGAACCCGAAGGCGGCGACCACCGTGGCGCGGGAGCTGTTCGGCAGGTCCGCGGCGGCCTGGGACATCGGCTTGGACAAGGCGTTCCTCTACCCGCTGGTCAAGGACGTCGCGGCGGACCCGGCGTTCACCGGCAAGGCCTACGACTTCTTCAACGGCCAGAAGGTCAACGAGATCTTCGTGCCGGTGTCGGAGAAGCTCGGTGACTTCCAGTTCACGCCGTTCCAGGACTTCGTCTACGGCGAGCTGAACGACCGCAGCGCCGAGGCGCTGTCGGGCAGCCGGTCGTGGGACACGGTGCTGGAGGAGACGCAGAAGAACGTGGTGGCGTACGCGGAGCAGCAGGGCTTCAAGGTCAGCCGGTAG
- a CDS encoding sensor histidine kinase — protein sequence MSGRRSLRVAVTAVATAVIAVPLLGIAAVAGVFLRDQAMRFETAPTRLTVICLAGSLSTDAGGAATRRTSGTTSLGEECAGGEHEVAITSRPIGDHAVPGLSDADRVVFLEARYNSVAYVPELSLWPFTDPLAITTRQVLDTGETSPGRPVASLAAPLRDGLVAAQAALNRRVLGLVGGALLLTVLSAVVVWFATGRVLRPVEAIRREVADITGHDLSRRVPVPATRNEIARLAGTVNATLDRLQAAVEENRRFVADASHELRGPIAALRAELEIAHAHPDLTDWPAVVDGALQDTYRLQQLAGDLLLLARLDHAPGTVSNDVVDLAELVRSHTARRRGDHLLVTEVDEGPVPVRGSRALLARLLDNLLDNAERHATGRVGVRLAATGGVAWLDVVDDGPGIPLEDRERVFERFTRLDDARTRDTGGTGLGLPIARRIAELHSGELVVSDAPEHDGARLTATLPVLPD from the coding sequence GTGAGCGGGCGGCGGTCGTTGCGGGTCGCGGTGACGGCGGTGGCCACGGCGGTGATCGCCGTGCCGCTGCTCGGGATCGCCGCCGTGGCCGGCGTGTTCCTGCGGGACCAGGCGATGCGGTTCGAGACCGCGCCGACCAGGCTCACCGTCATCTGCCTCGCCGGCTCGCTGTCCACCGACGCGGGCGGCGCGGCGACCCGCCGGACCTCCGGCACGACGTCGCTGGGCGAGGAGTGCGCGGGCGGGGAGCACGAGGTCGCGATCACGTCGCGGCCGATCGGGGACCACGCCGTCCCGGGCCTGTCCGACGCCGACCGGGTCGTGTTCCTGGAGGCGCGCTACAACTCGGTCGCGTACGTGCCGGAGCTGTCGCTGTGGCCGTTCACCGATCCGCTCGCCATCACCACCCGGCAGGTGCTCGACACCGGGGAGACCAGTCCGGGCCGACCTGTGGCGAGCCTCGCCGCGCCGCTGCGGGACGGTCTCGTCGCGGCGCAGGCGGCGCTCAACCGCCGGGTGCTGGGCCTGGTCGGCGGAGCCCTGCTGCTCACCGTCCTGTCCGCGGTCGTGGTGTGGTTCGCCACCGGCCGGGTGCTGCGGCCGGTGGAGGCCATCCGGCGGGAGGTCGCCGACATCACCGGGCACGACCTGTCCCGGCGCGTGCCCGTGCCCGCCACGCGCAACGAGATCGCCCGCCTGGCCGGCACGGTGAACGCCACGCTGGACCGGTTGCAGGCCGCGGTGGAGGAGAACCGGCGGTTCGTCGCCGACGCGTCGCACGAGCTGCGGGGCCCCATCGCCGCGCTGCGCGCCGAGCTGGAGATCGCCCACGCCCACCCGGACCTGACCGACTGGCCCGCCGTGGTGGACGGCGCGCTCCAGGACACCTACCGGCTGCAACAACTGGCGGGCGACCTGCTGCTGCTGGCCCGGCTCGACCACGCCCCGGGCACGGTCTCGAACGACGTGGTCGACCTGGCCGAGCTGGTGCGCTCGCACACCGCACGCCGCCGCGGCGACCACCTCCTGGTGACCGAGGTCGACGAGGGGCCGGTCCCCGTGCGCGGCAGCCGTGCGCTCCTGGCGCGCCTGCTCGACAACCTGCTGGACAACGCCGAGCGCCACGCCACCGGCCGGGTGGGTGTCCGGTTGGCCGCGACCGGCGGCGTCGCGTGGCTGGACGTCGTGGACGACGGGCCGGGCATCCCGCTGGAGGACCGCGAGCGCGTGTTCGAGCGCTTCACGCGCCTGGACGACGCCCGCACCCGGGACACCGGCGGCACCGGCCTCGGCCTGCCCATCGCGCGGCGGATCGCCGAACTGCACAGCGGCGAGCTCGTCGTGTCCGACGCGCCGGAGCACGACGGCGCTCGCCTGACCGCGACGCTGCCCGTCCTGCCGGACTGA
- a CDS encoding sensor histidine kinase, with translation MSEEGWVRRVADDPHVPVPAVVLLGAGAVGEAVVRGMAGGADPQLVLVLGLLALATTAPSAFLRRTPAAVAVSAAGVLSLGLFHDLTAAGLVAQVLVLYRLGRSGGQVLATCLAAPYVLLALGRGGDAVTVLAASLALPAAWVGIARWARAEAVVHRAARQAVAESLVEHTARGERARIARELHDVVAHHISMIAVQAETARLTTPGMPAAGAQRLSEIGDTARAGLTEMRRLLGVLRSDAPEEVAQRRPQPGLAQLNDLLDEVRGTSGAGVRLIVSGTPSGLAPGVELAAYRIVQEALTNVRRHAPGAAVDVELHYTEEALRVRIRDNGPGPAAAAPGGHGLTGMRERAAAVGGRVRTGPAAVGGFLVEASLPARAAG, from the coding sequence GTGAGCGAAGAGGGGTGGGTGCGGCGGGTTGCCGACGACCCGCACGTGCCCGTGCCGGCCGTGGTGCTGCTGGGCGCGGGCGCGGTGGGCGAGGCCGTCGTGCGGGGCATGGCCGGTGGCGCCGACCCCCAGCTCGTCCTCGTGCTCGGGCTGCTCGCCCTGGCGACCACCGCGCCGTCCGCGTTCCTGCGCCGGACGCCCGCGGCCGTCGCCGTGTCGGCCGCGGGCGTGTTGTCGCTCGGGCTGTTCCACGACCTCACCGCGGCGGGGCTGGTCGCGCAGGTGCTCGTGCTGTACCGGCTGGGGCGGTCGGGTGGCCAGGTCCTGGCGACGTGCCTGGCCGCGCCGTACGTGCTGCTCGCGCTCGGGCGCGGCGGGGACGCCGTGACGGTGCTGGCGGCGTCACTGGCGTTGCCGGCGGCGTGGGTCGGGATCGCCCGGTGGGCGCGCGCTGAGGCGGTGGTGCACCGGGCGGCGCGCCAGGCCGTGGCCGAGAGCCTGGTGGAGCACACGGCCCGCGGCGAGCGGGCCCGGATCGCCCGCGAGCTGCACGACGTGGTGGCGCACCACATCTCGATGATCGCGGTGCAGGCGGAGACGGCGCGGCTGACCACCCCCGGCATGCCCGCCGCGGGCGCGCAGCGGCTGTCCGAGATCGGCGACACCGCGCGGGCCGGCCTGACCGAGATGCGGCGACTGCTGGGCGTGCTGCGGTCCGACGCGCCGGAAGAGGTCGCCCAACGGCGGCCCCAACCGGGGTTGGCGCAGCTCAACGACCTGCTGGACGAGGTGCGCGGCACGTCCGGCGCGGGCGTGCGGCTCATCGTCTCCGGCACGCCGTCCGGGCTGGCCCCCGGCGTCGAGCTGGCCGCGTACCGGATCGTCCAGGAAGCGCTCACCAACGTGCGGCGGCACGCGCCCGGCGCGGCCGTGGACGTGGAGCTGCACTACACCGAGGAGGCGTTGCGGGTGCGCATCAGGGACAACGGGCCCGGACCGGCCGCCGCGGCGCCCGGCGGGCACGGGCTGACCGGCATGCGGGAACGGGCGGCGGCCGTCGGCGGGCGGGTGCGCACGGGTCCGGCGGCGGTCGGTGGTTTCCTGGTCGAGGCGAGCCTCCCGGCACGGGCGGCCGGGTGA
- a CDS encoding carbohydrate ABC transporter permease produces the protein MTRSLPITAPEADDPPTPPVESRARRRARRVTARPVAGMLFVLPFFLVVVTFLVVPLGYAFWLSLSSKSLALGTRFSGLDNYVRAFTDPVLLDGLLRVVLFGLVQIPIMLGIALAGALVLDAVTTKFAMAFRLIAFMPYAVPAVVGALMWGFLYSRTFGPFADLPTLVGGDPIDFFSVSLLLVSLGNIVTWAWTGYNMIILYSALQGVPREVHEAAVIDGATPVQVALRVKVPAIKQAISLAAIFTVIGTMQFFTEPQIMARFAPQISAGYTPNLYAYNQAFAYSDFHYSAAVSFALGFLVFVVAYAFVFVNNRRRGKRA, from the coding sequence GTGACGCGATCCCTGCCGATCACGGCGCCCGAGGCGGACGACCCGCCGACCCCGCCGGTCGAGTCGCGCGCGCGTCGGCGGGCGCGCCGGGTCACCGCGCGTCCCGTGGCGGGGATGCTGTTCGTCCTGCCGTTCTTCCTCGTCGTCGTCACGTTCCTGGTCGTGCCGCTCGGGTACGCGTTCTGGCTCAGCCTGTCCAGCAAGAGCCTGGCGCTGGGCACGCGGTTCAGCGGCCTGGACAACTACGTGCGCGCGTTCACCGACCCGGTGCTCCTGGACGGCTTGCTGCGGGTCGTCCTCTTCGGACTCGTGCAGATCCCGATCATGCTCGGCATCGCGTTGGCGGGCGCGCTCGTGCTCGACGCGGTGACGACGAAGTTCGCCATGGCGTTCCGGCTCATCGCGTTCATGCCCTACGCCGTGCCCGCCGTCGTCGGCGCGCTCATGTGGGGCTTCCTCTACAGCCGCACGTTCGGCCCGTTCGCCGACCTGCCCACGCTCGTGGGCGGCGACCCGATCGACTTCTTCAGCGTGTCGTTGCTGCTGGTGTCGCTGGGCAACATCGTGACGTGGGCGTGGACCGGCTACAACATGATCATCCTGTACTCGGCGTTGCAGGGCGTGCCGCGGGAGGTGCACGAGGCCGCGGTGATCGACGGCGCCACGCCGGTGCAGGTCGCGCTGCGGGTCAAGGTGCCCGCGATCAAGCAGGCGATCTCGCTGGCCGCGATCTTCACCGTCATCGGCACCATGCAGTTCTTCACCGAGCCGCAGATCATGGCCCGGTTCGCGCCGCAGATCTCGGCCGGCTACACGCCGAACCTCTACGCGTACAACCAGGCGTTCGCGTACTCGGACTTCCACTACTCCGCCGCGGTCTCCTTCGCGCTCGGCTTCCTGGTGTTCGTGGTGGCCTACGCGTTCGTGTTCGTCAACAACCGCAGGCGGGGGAAGCGCGCATGA
- a CDS encoding ABC transporter ATP-binding protein has product MEATIEVSGLRKRYGRTVALDGMTFTVAPGRVTGFVGPNGAGKSTTMRVILGLDSVDEGHALVGGRPYRSLRHPLRQVGSLLDAAALQPSRTGRNHLLWLAHSQGLGARRVDEVAERVGLTSAIRRRAGGYSLGMRQRLGIAAALLGDPPVLVLDEPVNGMDPEGIRWVRGFLRSLAAEGRAVLVSSHLMSELQDTAEHVVIVGRGKVIADVGVAELIEAASGARVTVRTTARAEATTALARAGATVAVTGADALTVSGLSGERVVALLGEGAVPFSEVSAHRASLEEAYMELTRDAVEFHAAEGVR; this is encoded by the coding sequence ATGGAAGCAACCATCGAAGTCTCCGGGCTGCGCAAGCGGTACGGGCGGACCGTGGCCCTGGACGGGATGACGTTCACCGTCGCACCGGGCCGGGTCACCGGCTTCGTCGGCCCGAACGGCGCCGGGAAGTCCACCACGATGCGGGTGATCCTGGGCCTGGACTCGGTCGACGAGGGGCACGCGCTGGTCGGCGGCCGGCCCTACCGGAGCCTGCGGCACCCGTTGCGGCAGGTCGGGTCGCTGCTGGACGCGGCGGCCCTGCAACCGAGCCGCACCGGCCGCAACCACCTGCTGTGGCTGGCGCACTCCCAGGGCCTGGGCGCGCGGCGGGTGGACGAGGTCGCCGAACGGGTCGGCCTGACGTCGGCGATCCGGCGCCGGGCGGGCGGCTACTCGCTGGGCATGCGGCAGCGGCTGGGCATCGCGGCGGCGCTGCTCGGCGACCCGCCGGTGCTCGTGCTGGACGAACCGGTCAACGGCATGGACCCCGAGGGCATCCGGTGGGTGCGCGGTTTCCTGCGGTCGCTGGCCGCCGAGGGCCGGGCGGTGCTGGTGTCCAGCCACCTGATGAGCGAGCTCCAGGACACCGCCGAGCACGTGGTGATCGTCGGGCGGGGCAAGGTCATCGCCGACGTCGGGGTGGCCGAGCTGATCGAGGCGGCGTCCGGTGCGCGGGTCACGGTGCGCACCACCGCCCGCGCCGAGGCGACGACCGCGCTGGCACGGGCGGGCGCGACGGTCGCGGTCACCGGGGCGGACGCGCTCACCGTGTCGGGGCTGTCCGGTGAGCGGGTGGTGGCGCTGCTGGGCGAGGGCGCGGTGCCGTTCTCGGAGGTGTCGGCGCACCGCGCGTCCCTCGAAGAGGCCTACATGGAGCTGACCCGCGACGCGGTCGAGTTCCACGCGGCCGAGGGGGTGCGGTGA